A genomic window from Sporosarcina sp. Marseille-Q4063 includes:
- a CDS encoding ABC-F family ATP-binding cassette domain-containing protein: protein MIVLQVNALTKSFSGTTILDNVQLEVHQRDRVALVGRNGAGKSTLLKIIAGEMAADSGDLIIPKNIRIGYLEQHSGIDSSLTVWDEMMTVFEPLRVMERRIRSLEEQMADPAIFSNSIEFERVSTEYDELQTEFSNSKGYQYEADTRSVLHGMRFYPEDYTKQVNLLSGGQKTRLALAKMLLSSPDLLILDEPTNHLDIETLSWLEKYLVNYEGALLIVSHDRYFLDEIVTIVYEVSRHKVAKYLGNYSAYLSEKAKNYERDLKMYEREASERANLEDFIQRNIARASTSKMAQSRRKMLERTNWMESPDGDEKSANFTFSVDRPSGNDVLAVDNLAIGYDNGPVSENLNLRVYKGDRIALIGPNGVGKSTLLKTIVKRQTELAGEIRYGTNVQFGYYDQEQATLAGNDTVLEELWSEWPMMNEKDIRSVLGRFLFTGDDAGKPVTSLSGGEKARLSLAKLMLKKSNTLILDEPTNHLDLDSKEILENALDDFPGTILFVSHDRYFINRLATKVIDIGPQGAVEYLGDYDYYVEKKQEQEELLAEKERALVNKPPVANKQDDDREIKRQERRLTRAIAEIEDEITALDERIASFQEELSNPEYADNHVKLMEIQKNIDNLQAEHDEKAENWLTLQEQLEHL, encoded by the coding sequence ATGATTGTTTTACAAGTCAACGCTTTAACTAAATCATTTTCTGGAACGACCATATTAGATAATGTTCAACTCGAAGTACATCAACGCGACCGTGTTGCCCTTGTCGGACGAAACGGCGCTGGAAAATCGACCTTACTAAAAATTATCGCGGGTGAAATGGCTGCCGATTCAGGCGATTTAATTATTCCAAAGAACATACGGATTGGATACTTGGAACAACATTCCGGCATCGATTCCTCTTTAACAGTTTGGGATGAAATGATGACCGTTTTTGAACCCCTCCGAGTAATGGAAAGACGAATCCGTTCCCTCGAAGAACAGATGGCCGATCCAGCAATCTTTTCAAATAGCATTGAATTCGAACGCGTTTCGACTGAATACGATGAATTACAAACTGAGTTCAGTAATTCCAAAGGCTATCAGTACGAAGCAGATACTCGATCAGTGCTTCACGGCATGAGGTTTTATCCAGAGGATTATACAAAACAGGTTAACCTTTTATCCGGTGGTCAAAAAACGAGACTTGCACTCGCAAAAATGTTATTAAGCAGTCCGGATTTGTTAATTTTAGACGAACCGACAAACCATCTTGATATTGAAACGCTTAGTTGGTTAGAAAAATACCTTGTTAATTACGAGGGTGCATTGTTGATTGTCTCGCATGACCGTTATTTCCTTGATGAAATTGTTACTATTGTTTATGAAGTTTCAAGACATAAAGTAGCAAAATACCTTGGCAACTATAGCGCCTATCTAAGCGAAAAAGCTAAAAACTACGAACGTGATTTAAAGATGTACGAGAGAGAAGCAAGTGAACGTGCGAATCTCGAAGACTTTATTCAACGAAATATTGCACGCGCTTCGACATCCAAAATGGCCCAAAGTCGTCGTAAAATGTTGGAACGAACGAATTGGATGGAATCCCCCGACGGTGATGAAAAGTCAGCCAACTTTACCTTTTCTGTCGATCGTCCAAGCGGAAACGATGTCCTTGCGGTAGATAATTTAGCAATCGGGTATGATAACGGACCTGTTTCGGAAAATCTGAACCTACGTGTGTATAAAGGTGATCGAATTGCATTAATTGGCCCCAATGGCGTCGGCAAATCGACTTTACTGAAAACTATAGTTAAAAGACAAACTGAACTTGCAGGCGAAATAAGATACGGGACAAATGTTCAATTTGGTTATTATGATCAAGAACAGGCCACCCTAGCCGGCAATGATACCGTCTTGGAGGAACTATGGAGCGAATGGCCGATGATGAATGAGAAAGACATACGCAGCGTTCTAGGCCGCTTTCTTTTCACTGGAGATGACGCTGGAAAACCAGTGACGTCATTGTCCGGCGGAGAAAAGGCACGGCTTTCTCTTGCGAAATTGATGCTTAAGAAGTCGAACACGCTCATATTGGACGAGCCAACAAACCACTTGGATTTGGATAGTAAAGAAATACTTGAAAATGCATTAGATGATTTTCCTGGCACAATTCTCTTTGTGTCTCATGATCGGTATTTCATTAATCGCCTAGCGACAAAAGTAATCGACATCGGTCCCCAGGGTGCTGTTGAATATTTGGGAGACTACGATTACTACGTGGAAAAGAAACAAGAACAAGAAGAACTTCTTGCTGAAAAGGAAAGAGCCTTAGTAAACAAACCGCCAGTTGCAAATAAACAGGATGACGATCGTGAAATAAAACGGCAAGAACGAAGACTAACGCGTGCAATCGCTGAAATTGAGGATGAAATTACAGCTCTTGATGAACGTATTGCATCTTTCCAAGAAGAACTGTCAAATCCTGAATATGCGGACAATCATGTAAAGCTCATGGAAATTCAAAAAAACATCGATAATTTGCAAGCTGAACATGACGAAAAAGCGGAAAACTGGCTCACTTTGCAAGAACAACTTGAACATTTATAA
- the tsaD gene encoding tRNA (adenosine(37)-N6)-threonylcarbamoyltransferase complex transferase subunit TsaD translates to MKKDLYILGIETSCDETAASVIKNGTEIVSNVVASQIKSQKRFGGVVPEIASRHHVEQITLVIEEALQIAELQPKDLDAVAVTEGPGLVGALLIGINAAKAFAFANQLPIVGVHHIAGHIYANQLIQPMEFPLLALIVSGGHTELVLMKEHGSFELIGETRDDAAGEAYDKVARVLGLPYPGGPEIDRLATESDGEIEFPRAWLEPESYDFSFSGLKSSVINYKHNLDQRGEHVNPQHVAAGFQASVVDVLTTKTVRAAKEFNVKQVIAAGGVAANKELRTSLEAKFMELNIPFYVPPISLCTDNAAMIAAAGSSMFSSGVRGTLSMNGRPGMELVSWNK, encoded by the coding sequence GTGAAAAAAGATTTGTATATATTAGGGATTGAAACGAGTTGTGATGAGACTGCCGCTTCTGTTATTAAAAATGGAACAGAAATCGTATCTAATGTAGTTGCGTCTCAAATAAAAAGCCAAAAACGATTTGGCGGCGTTGTTCCGGAAATTGCTTCTAGACATCATGTTGAGCAAATTACATTAGTGATAGAAGAAGCGCTACAAATTGCTGAATTGCAACCAAAGGATCTAGATGCAGTTGCGGTGACAGAAGGACCGGGTCTAGTAGGGGCATTACTTATCGGTATTAATGCGGCAAAGGCATTTGCTTTCGCAAATCAACTGCCAATTGTCGGGGTGCATCATATAGCAGGGCATATATATGCTAACCAACTTATCCAACCGATGGAATTTCCTTTGCTCGCTCTAATCGTTTCGGGTGGTCACACTGAGCTTGTTCTTATGAAAGAACATGGCTCGTTTGAATTGATTGGAGAGACGCGTGACGACGCAGCTGGAGAAGCCTATGATAAAGTTGCTCGTGTACTTGGGTTGCCTTATCCGGGAGGACCGGAAATTGACCGTTTAGCTACAGAAAGCGACGGGGAAATTGAATTTCCAAGAGCATGGCTTGAACCTGAATCATACGATTTTAGTTTTAGTGGACTCAAGTCATCAGTTATTAACTATAAACACAATTTAGATCAGCGCGGTGAACATGTAAATCCGCAACATGTAGCGGCAGGATTTCAAGCAAGTGTCGTTGATGTGCTGACGACAAAAACAGTGCGTGCTGCTAAAGAATTTAATGTTAAGCAAGTTATAGCTGCGGGTGGTGTCGCTGCGAACAAAGAGCTGCGTACATCCCTTGAAGCAAAATTTATGGAACTTAATATTCCTTTTTATGTTCCACCTATATCACTTTGTACAGATAATGCTGCAATGATAGCTGCCGCGGGATCTTCAATGTTTAGTAGCGGAGTGCGAGGTACATTATCGATGAATGGAAGACCTGGAATGGAGCTTGTTTCATGGAATAAATAG
- the rimI gene encoding ribosomal protein S18-alanine N-acetyltransferase has translation MNVVKEISYREMVKADIPSVVTIEEESFTVPWTQEIFEHEMTGNNYAHYIVALENDQVIGHCGMWIVLDECHITNVAVLKRLRGCKIGEGLMREAIALCEEMDVKLMTLEVRVSNHTAQNLYRKLGFQEGGIRKNYYSDDGEDALVMWVEL, from the coding sequence ATGAACGTGGTTAAAGAAATTTCTTACCGTGAAATGGTAAAAGCCGATATTCCGTCGGTAGTAACTATTGAAGAGGAATCGTTCACGGTTCCGTGGACACAGGAAATTTTCGAACATGAGATGACTGGTAATAATTATGCTCATTATATCGTTGCATTGGAAAATGACCAGGTAATTGGTCATTGTGGAATGTGGATTGTCTTAGATGAGTGTCATATTACGAATGTAGCGGTTTTGAAACGTTTAAGAGGTTGTAAAATCGGTGAAGGCTTAATGCGAGAGGCTATTGCTCTTTGTGAAGAAATGGATGTAAAGTTAATGACGTTGGAAGTTCGAGTTAGCAACCATACTGCGCAAAACTTGTATCGTAAGCTTGGCTTCCAAGAAGGCGGCATACGTAAAAACTATTATAGCGACGACGGCGAAGATGCCCTCGTCATGTGGGTGGAATTATAG
- the tsaB gene encoding tRNA (adenosine(37)-N6)-threonylcarbamoyltransferase complex dimerization subunit type 1 TsaB translates to MIWLGIDTANTPLSIAVVKDGEILIEENSSMAINHSLRAMPAIDEVFKKANIAPSDIHAIAVSEGPGSYTGVRIGVTIAKTLAWTLNKPLVGVSSLKALAANALYFEGILCPIVDARRNNVYAGAYRFENGKLTTVIEDGHFSLEELIGKLKSFKYPVLFIGKDTSLHKDQLIDELADQAVFAPIQFNLPRASSLIHTAQQFEEEVDIHNFVPEYRRIAEAEANWLKAQGKEHERG, encoded by the coding sequence ATGATTTGGCTTGGAATAGATACAGCAAATACGCCACTTTCTATTGCTGTCGTGAAAGATGGTGAAATACTGATTGAAGAAAACTCTTCTATGGCAATCAACCATTCACTTCGAGCGATGCCAGCAATCGATGAAGTTTTTAAAAAAGCGAATATTGCTCCTTCAGATATTCACGCAATCGCAGTATCTGAAGGACCGGGTTCTTATACAGGTGTGCGAATAGGCGTAACGATTGCCAAAACGCTTGCATGGACGCTTAATAAACCGCTAGTTGGGGTTTCTAGTTTAAAAGCGCTCGCTGCAAATGCTCTATATTTTGAAGGCATCCTTTGTCCAATTGTAGATGCACGGAGAAATAATGTGTATGCTGGTGCTTACCGATTTGAAAATGGGAAGTTAACCACAGTAATTGAAGATGGACATTTTTCACTTGAAGAATTAATTGGAAAGTTGAAGTCATTTAAATATCCAGTTTTGTTTATTGGAAAAGATACGTCATTGCATAAAGATCAATTGATTGACGAGCTTGCAGACCAAGCAGTATTTGCTCCGATCCAGTTCAATTTACCGCGTGCATCTTCTCTCATCCATACGGCACAGCAGTTTGAAGAGGAAGTGGATATTCATAATTTCGTTCCCGAATATCGCCGAATTGCTGAAGCTGAGGCAAATTGGTTGAAAGCGCAGGGAAAGGAACATGAACGTGGTTAA
- the tsaE gene encoding tRNA (adenosine(37)-N6)-threonylcarbamoyltransferase complex ATPase subunit type 1 TsaE, producing the protein MKKQFTVHSLKETEQLARNLAILVSPPDVITLEGDLGAGKTAFTQAFAKAIGITRTVSSPTFTILKQYEGNFPFNHLDVYRLAGSDEDLGWEELFYGDAVTVIEWAHLIEEELPKNRLEIEIVHAGNTKRIITVKPLGEHYEKICEGLSI; encoded by the coding sequence ATGAAAAAACAATTTACCGTTCATTCCCTTAAGGAAACGGAACAGCTTGCCAGAAATCTTGCTATACTTGTATCCCCTCCTGATGTCATTACATTAGAAGGCGATTTGGGAGCTGGAAAAACAGCTTTTACACAGGCATTCGCAAAAGCAATCGGAATTACGCGGACTGTTAGTAGTCCTACGTTTACGATATTAAAACAATACGAAGGAAACTTTCCGTTCAATCATTTGGATGTCTATCGTCTGGCCGGAAGTGATGAAGATCTTGGTTGGGAAGAATTGTTTTATGGGGATGCCGTGACGGTTATTGAATGGGCTCATTTAATTGAAGAAGAATTACCTAAGAATCGGCTAGAAATTGAAATTGTTCATGCTGGAAATACGAAACGTATAATTACTGTTAAACCACTAGGTGAACATTATGAAAAGATTTGTGAGGGGTTAAGTATATGA
- a CDS encoding SprT family protein translates to MTNEELQTLVKTISIDVFKKPFLHQAKHNPRLRTTGGRYMLADHTIEINPLVFKVHGMDELVGVIKHELCHYHLHLEGKGYRHRDEDFRKLLNETSSPRFCKPLAAQNKKSTSFYIYECESCKLKYKRKRRVNVQKYRCGKCAGAISIQINK, encoded by the coding sequence ATGACGAATGAGGAATTACAGACGCTCGTCAAGACAATTTCCATTGACGTATTTAAAAAGCCGTTCCTTCATCAAGCGAAGCATAATCCGCGATTACGTACAACAGGCGGCCGTTATATGCTCGCAGACCATACAATCGAAATTAACCCATTAGTATTTAAAGTCCATGGAATGGATGAACTCGTCGGTGTAATCAAACACGAACTTTGTCATTATCACCTCCATCTAGAAGGAAAGGGATACAGACATCGGGACGAGGATTTTCGGAAGTTATTAAATGAAACATCTTCCCCAAGATTTTGTAAACCGCTTGCTGCACAAAATAAAAAATCAACTTCCTTCTATATATACGAATGTGAATCATGCAAGCTGAAATATAAACGAAAAAGAAGAGTAAACGTGCAGAAGTACCGATGCGGAAAATGTGCTGGAGCTATTTCGATACAAATCAATAAGTAA
- a CDS encoding Tex family protein yields MKHILKLTAARASVPVGQTEKVIALLEEGNTVPFIARYRKEATGSLDEVQIKAIEDSYGYVKSLEQRKEEVLRIIEEQGKLDEELKKKIEGATVLQRVEDLYRPYMQKRRTRAAMAKEKGLEPLAESLLKLSDTEPNELAKQYVNVEKEVETIGDALAGARDIIAENIADDAAIRESIRKIAWADASIVSSVRKDAEDQRKVFGNYYDYHEPLKRIVPHRTLALNRGEKEGILRLSVSFPEERIIGVMTRELIRKSHSPSAAQVEEAVQDSFKRLIAPSIEREIRATLTEKAEEQAIHVFSENLKSLLLQPPLKGNFVLGVDPAFRSGCKLAVVDETGKLLEVSVIFPHPPRPEKEKSKRAIINILEKYPISIIAIGNGTASRETEMFIADCLKEGRAGVSYVIVNEAGASVYSASEQAREEFPDLQVEERSAVSIARRLQDPLSELVKIDPGSVGVGQYQHDVAKRKLSDSLTFVVETAVNRVGVNVNTASSSLLQYVAGLSKTVAENIVKSREENGLYTKRNELKKVPRLGAKTYEQAIGFLRVPEAKDPFDSTGIHPESYKVAELILEKAQVKKESLGKKEAAEALSELNIKELTTELDVGEVTLKDIIETLQRPNRDPRDDYPQPLLKADILDAKDLYEGLEMQGTVRNVVDFGAFVDIGVTEDGLVHISKMKKGFVKHPLDVVASGDIVTVWVDSVDREKGRIALTMIPPKKTND; encoded by the coding sequence TTGAAGCATATTTTGAAACTGACTGCAGCGAGGGCATCTGTCCCAGTTGGTCAAACTGAAAAAGTAATTGCGTTATTGGAAGAAGGAAATACAGTTCCATTTATTGCAAGGTATCGTAAAGAGGCAACCGGCTCTTTAGATGAAGTGCAGATTAAGGCGATTGAAGACTCCTATGGATACGTAAAAAGTTTGGAGCAAAGAAAAGAAGAAGTGCTGCGCATTATTGAAGAACAAGGCAAACTCGACGAAGAATTGAAAAAGAAAATTGAGGGCGCAACTGTCCTTCAACGCGTAGAGGATTTATATAGACCTTATATGCAAAAAAGAAGAACGCGTGCAGCAATGGCGAAAGAAAAAGGTCTCGAACCGCTTGCTGAATCACTATTGAAACTATCTGATACAGAACCAAATGAACTTGCGAAACAATACGTCAACGTAGAAAAAGAAGTAGAAACCATCGGTGATGCATTGGCAGGCGCTCGTGACATTATTGCAGAAAACATCGCTGATGATGCTGCAATTCGCGAATCGATTCGAAAAATCGCGTGGGCGGACGCATCAATTGTATCTTCAGTCCGAAAAGACGCGGAAGATCAACGAAAAGTTTTCGGAAACTACTATGATTATCATGAACCGTTGAAACGAATTGTTCCCCATCGCACACTAGCGCTTAACCGCGGTGAAAAAGAGGGAATTCTACGGTTGTCTGTTTCCTTTCCAGAGGAACGAATTATCGGCGTTATGACCCGAGAATTAATTCGCAAGTCGCATTCTCCTTCTGCAGCACAAGTGGAAGAAGCCGTTCAAGATTCATTTAAACGATTAATTGCCCCTTCAATAGAACGTGAAATTCGGGCGACGCTTACAGAAAAAGCGGAAGAGCAAGCAATTCATGTGTTTTCAGAAAACCTGAAAAGCCTTTTACTCCAGCCGCCTCTAAAAGGGAACTTTGTACTTGGCGTAGACCCTGCTTTTCGTTCCGGATGTAAACTTGCTGTTGTAGATGAAACAGGAAAACTACTTGAAGTCTCCGTTATTTTTCCGCATCCACCAAGACCGGAAAAAGAAAAATCGAAGCGCGCAATCATAAATATATTGGAGAAATATCCAATTTCGATTATAGCAATCGGAAATGGTACGGCGTCCCGTGAAACGGAAATGTTCATCGCGGATTGTTTAAAAGAGGGACGAGCCGGCGTTTCGTACGTTATTGTAAACGAAGCGGGCGCAAGTGTATATTCAGCGTCAGAACAGGCGAGAGAAGAATTTCCGGACCTTCAAGTCGAAGAACGAAGCGCGGTTTCAATTGCGCGGAGATTACAAGATCCATTATCCGAGCTCGTTAAGATTGATCCAGGTTCTGTTGGCGTAGGTCAATACCAGCATGACGTAGCGAAAAGAAAACTGTCTGATTCCCTTACTTTTGTCGTTGAAACAGCTGTTAACAGGGTCGGCGTTAACGTCAACACAGCATCTTCATCACTGCTTCAATACGTAGCGGGTCTTTCAAAAACAGTCGCGGAAAACATCGTTAAATCGAGAGAAGAGAATGGTCTCTACACGAAAAGAAACGAACTGAAAAAAGTTCCTCGTTTAGGTGCGAAAACATACGAGCAGGCTATTGGTTTCTTGCGTGTACCAGAAGCGAAGGATCCATTCGATTCTACAGGAATTCACCCTGAGAGTTATAAGGTAGCAGAACTCATTTTGGAAAAGGCGCAAGTAAAGAAAGAATCTTTAGGGAAAAAGGAAGCGGCCGAAGCGCTATCCGAATTAAACATTAAGGAATTGACAACTGAGCTTGACGTTGGTGAAGTCACCTTGAAAGATATTATTGAAACTTTACAAAGGCCAAATAGAGACCCGCGTGACGATTATCCACAACCGCTATTGAAAGCGGATATTCTTGATGCAAAAGATCTTTACGAGGGACTTGAAATGCAAGGAACTGTGAGAAACGTTGTTGACTTCGGTGCTTTTGTTGATATCGGCGTTACCGAAGATGGGCTCGTTCATATTTCCAAAATGAAAAAAGGATTCGTTAAACATCCATTAGATGTTGTTGCATCCGGAGATATTGTTACCGTATGGGTGGATTCGGTTGACCGGGAAAAAGGTAGAATTGCTTTAACGATGATTCCACCGAAAAAAACTAACGATTAA
- a CDS encoding PP2C family serine/threonine-protein phosphatase: protein METVVNDHVELNIYQRAKSGNMESGDAYFVHSDDDYFICAIADGLGSGPIARQSAEIIPNVIKEHHDESLDELLSRCNEYMIQKRGAAVAIVKIDYKNKVIQYSCVGNVRFYMLQDGKKMIYPLPVMGYLSGKPQKLHTQEYDYHLGDVFFLHSDGIQLSSPKSLLKKTKCLNQISRSVIETINHDDDATFIAGSLLH from the coding sequence GTGGAGACAGTTGTCAATGACCATGTCGAACTAAATATATATCAAAGGGCAAAGTCAGGGAATATGGAGTCTGGGGATGCATATTTTGTACATTCGGATGACGATTACTTCATTTGTGCGATTGCAGACGGACTCGGAAGTGGACCAATTGCACGTCAATCCGCCGAAATAATTCCAAATGTCATTAAAGAGCATCATGATGAATCTCTCGATGAACTGCTTAGCAGATGTAATGAATATATGATTCAAAAACGTGGTGCGGCAGTTGCAATCGTGAAAATTGATTATAAGAACAAGGTAATTCAATATAGTTGCGTAGGAAACGTCAGGTTTTATATGCTACAAGATGGGAAGAAAATGATTTATCCCCTTCCGGTAATGGGTTATTTATCAGGGAAGCCCCAGAAATTGCATACACAGGAATATGACTATCATTTAGGGGACGTCTTTTTTCTTCATTCTGATGGAATTCAATTATCAAGTCCGAAGTCATTATTGAAGAAAACGAAATGCCTTAACCAAATTAGTCGAAGTGTTATTGAAACAATCAATCACGATGACGATGCAACATTCATAGCGGGAAGCCTGCTTCATTAA
- the sigB gene encoding RNA polymerase sigma factor SigB produces the protein MSKQSPPRSDTKDEVLQWIKECQETNDEEAQTNLVLHYERLVQSLAHKYSNGKSYHEDLVQVGMLGLLGAIRRYDPDFGRSFEAFAVPTIIGEIKRFMRDKTWAIHVPRRIKELGPKIRATVEKLTTELQRSPQIHEIAEYLEIDEDDVLEAMEMGRSYQALSMDHTLDADSEGGTVTLFDLIGSTDEGYEATDQRMLVLEALVVLSEREKQIIQYTYIEQLSQKEAGELLGISQMHVSRLQRKAIKKLQEAISAATTGGVS, from the coding sequence ATGTCAAAACAGTCACCTCCTAGATCAGATACTAAAGATGAGGTTCTACAATGGATAAAAGAGTGTCAGGAAACAAATGATGAAGAAGCACAGACGAATTTAGTTCTTCATTATGAAAGGCTAGTGCAATCACTTGCTCACAAATATTCAAATGGTAAATCCTATCATGAAGATTTGGTGCAAGTTGGAATGCTAGGTTTACTAGGTGCCATAAGGCGATATGATCCTGATTTTGGCCGGAGTTTCGAAGCATTTGCCGTTCCGACGATTATTGGTGAAATCAAAAGATTTATGCGCGATAAGACTTGGGCGATTCATGTCCCAAGACGCATTAAAGAACTTGGCCCGAAAATCAGAGCGACAGTCGAAAAGTTGACGACTGAATTACAACGTTCCCCTCAAATTCATGAGATTGCCGAATATCTTGAAATAGACGAAGACGATGTTTTGGAAGCCATGGAAATGGGAAGAAGTTACCAGGCCCTATCAATGGATCATACTTTGGATGCCGATTCAGAAGGTGGAACGGTAACGCTATTTGATCTAATTGGTTCTACTGACGAAGGCTATGAAGCTACCGATCAACGGATGCTCGTTTTAGAGGCGCTTGTCGTACTTTCAGAACGGGAAAAGCAAATCATTCAATATACATATATTGAACAGCTTAGCCAAAAAGAAGCAGGGGAATTACTTGGTATTTCGCAAATGCATGTTTCAAGACTACAACGAAAAGCGATTAAAAAATTACAAGAAGCTATATCAGCGGCTACTACTGGTGGGGTGTCTTAG
- the rsbW gene encoding anti-sigma B factor RsbW, with translation MQPYDYVEIRVPAKAQYIGIARLTISGLASRLGFNYDEIEDLKIATSEAVTNAVQHAYQDNEGEVVVGCALFEDKIEIMIADHGESFNYEEAKKDIGPYNELEEVEFLREGGLGLYLMETLMDEVKVHHEEGVTVFMTKYLGEEQVDKDVKTVTS, from the coding sequence ATGCAACCCTATGACTATGTAGAAATAAGAGTACCGGCTAAAGCGCAATATATCGGGATTGCCCGACTGACGATTTCCGGCCTCGCGAGCCGACTTGGATTTAACTACGACGAAATTGAAGATTTGAAAATAGCGACGAGTGAGGCTGTGACAAATGCAGTCCAACATGCGTATCAAGATAATGAAGGTGAAGTCGTAGTAGGTTGTGCTCTTTTTGAGGATAAAATTGAAATTATGATAGCTGACCACGGGGAAAGCTTTAATTATGAAGAAGCGAAAAAGGATATTGGCCCATACAACGAACTGGAAGAAGTCGAATTCCTTCGAGAGGGCGGGTTAGGCCTTTATTTAATGGAAACATTGATGGATGAAGTAAAAGTCCACCACGAGGAGGGTGTGACAGTCTTTATGACAAAATATCTTGGTGAAGAGCAGGTGGATAAGGATGTCAAAACAGTCACCTCCTAG
- a CDS encoding STAS domain-containing protein produces the protein MNLSVELSKEDSVQRFHIAGEIDAFTAPVLKEKLAAVQDIPGLQAELNLTDVTYIDSTGLGVFVGFYKTLKANDGYVKIIGVNDRVKRLFEITGLDEIIDIEKGVGENRDATL, from the coding sequence ATGAACTTATCAGTAGAATTGTCTAAGGAAGATAGTGTTCAACGTTTTCACATTGCAGGTGAAATCGACGCGTTTACAGCTCCAGTTTTAAAAGAGAAACTAGCGGCTGTTCAAGATATACCGGGTTTGCAAGCTGAACTGAATCTAACTGATGTAACTTATATAGATAGTACCGGACTAGGTGTTTTCGTTGGGTTTTATAAGACATTAAAGGCAAACGATGGTTATGTGAAAATTATTGGCGTAAATGATCGGGTAAAACGATTATTTGAAATTACGGGTCTCGATGAAATTATTGACATCGAGAAGGGAGTAGGTGAAAATCGCGATGCAACCCTATGA
- a CDS encoding PP2C family protein-serine/threonine phosphatase codes for MPKEVEKQYKAIVNRYINTKSENDLYAGQKFSRRFIEKEISPEEVIGIHKSALMELFKDAPEDFWHSFDFLIEMMIHYGLALQEHQSLIRKQEELDLEMKIAEKVQNTLLKTRVPEFSDLDIGFLTVPAKQMSGDYIYFLSDDSNYASVAVADVIGKGIPAALCMSMIKFGMDNMQQQNSSPHVVLDVVNRIVEESVDDSMFISMFYGKYEVKGSLFSYASAGHEPVLLYKAATDSFIELDAKGLLLGVQPNVNYEERSVVLDEGDFIAMMTDGVTETRTEDGFIDEEIIKEILKTVKDEPAQQIADTVYQQLGEMQNFHLHDDFSIVIFKKGNKPV; via the coding sequence ATGCCGAAAGAAGTAGAAAAGCAATATAAAGCAATCGTGAATCGATATATCAATACGAAAAGTGAAAATGATTTATATGCGGGTCAGAAATTTAGTAGACGATTTATCGAAAAAGAAATTTCGCCGGAAGAAGTCATCGGTATTCATAAATCCGCGTTAATGGAATTATTTAAAGATGCACCTGAAGACTTTTGGCATTCTTTTGATTTCCTCATTGAAATGATGATTCATTATGGACTCGCATTGCAAGAGCATCAAAGTCTTATTCGAAAACAAGAGGAACTGGACCTGGAAATGAAAATTGCAGAAAAAGTTCAAAATACATTGCTGAAAACCAGGGTGCCAGAATTTAGCGATCTTGATATTGGGTTTTTAACAGTGCCTGCTAAACAAATGAGCGGAGACTATATTTACTTTCTCAGTGATGATTCAAACTACGCAAGTGTTGCAGTTGCAGATGTTATTGGCAAAGGAATTCCAGCAGCCCTCTGCATGTCCATGATTAAATTTGGTATGGATAATATGCAACAGCAAAATTCCAGTCCGCATGTCGTTCTGGATGTTGTGAATCGAATTGTTGAAGAAAGTGTCGATGATTCAATGTTTATTTCAATGTTCTACGGAAAATATGAGGTGAAAGGATCCTTATTTTCCTATGCTTCCGCAGGACACGAACCTGTTTTGTTATACAAAGCGGCTACAGATTCTTTTATTGAGCTTGATGCAAAGGGCTTGTTGCTCGGAGTTCAGCCAAATGTAAATTACGAAGAACGTAGTGTTGTCTTAGATGAAGGCGACTTTATAGCCATGATGACGGACGGCGTAACTGAAACAAGAACGGAAGATGGATTTATCGATGAGGAAATTATTAAAGAGATTTTGAAAACAGTCAAAGATGAACCAGCCCAACAAATTGCGGATACCGTGTACCAACAACTTGGGGAAATGCAGAACTTCCATCTGCATGATGACTTTTCAATCGTGATTTTTAAAAAAGGGAATAAACCGGTTTAA